In the Scomber japonicus isolate fScoJap1 chromosome 18, fScoJap1.pri, whole genome shotgun sequence genome, one interval contains:
- the prrg2 gene encoding transmembrane gamma-carboxyglutamic acid protein 2 — translation MAVLSAVWIPVLSLLQLVHCSVIYRRTAGDPPVLIDEQSATSFLSRSLLYNSWDFELVVSDSLERECTEELCSYEEAREVFEDDTQTDIFWKQYVNSHENTPRLDVSGLVAGILAILVSAVIATVLGIYCYKARNKGRRTSAHPPVRMPQDGRPAPEMVPLAGIIAPALPSYNDALNRSGQHDAPPPPYSG, via the exons ATGGCAGTCTTGTCAGCGGTGTGGATTCCTGTGCTGTCCCTGCTGCAGCTGGTCCACTGCTCTGTTATTTACAGACGTACTGCAG GAGATCCTCCAGTCTTGATAGACGAGCAGTCAGCGACCTCCTTCCTGTCCCGCTCACTTCTCTATAACAGCTGGGACTTTGAGCTGGTGGTGTCTGACAGTCTGGAGAGAGAATGCACAGAAGAGTTGTGTTCTTATGAAGAGGCCAGAGAAGTGTTTGAGGACGACACTCAGACG GACATTTTTTGGAAACAATATGTCAACAGTCACG AGAATACACCCAGACTGGATGTGTCAGGACTGGTGGCAGGGATCCTGGCTATCTTAGTGAGTGCTGTCATTGCCACTGTGTTGGGGATCTACTGCTACAAGGCCAGGAACAAGGGCAGGAGGACTTCAGCTCA cccCCCAGTGAGGATGCCACAAGATGGGCGTCCAGCCCCAGAGATGGTGCCCCTGGCCGGCATCATCGCCCCCGCACTCCCCAGCTACAATGATGCTCTAAACCGCAGCGGGCAGCACGATGCTCCACCACCACCGTACTCAGGGTAA
- the rras gene encoding ras-related protein R-Ras produces MSGEEERFKLVVVGGGGVGKSALTIQFIQSYFVSDYDPTIEDSYTKICTVDGKETRLDILDTAGQEEFGAMREQYMRSGEGFLLVFALNDRGSYHEVQKFHTQILRVKDRDDYPMVLVGNKADLEQQRVISREDAQAFARENRIHYMEASAKNRYNVDEVFLELVQIIRRFQEMESPPPTAHHTGKQSRGGCPCVLL; encoded by the exons atgagcggagaagaggaaagattcaaactggtggtggtgggaggaggaggggtggggaaGAGCGCCCTGACCATCCAGTTCATTCAG TCCTACTTTGTGTCAGACTACGACCCCACCATCGAAGACTCCTACACCAAGATCTGCACAGTGGATGGAAAGGAGACCCGGCTGGACA TCTTGGATACAGCAGGTCAGGAGGAGTTTGGGGCGATGAGGGAGCAGTACATGCGCTCAGGAGAGGGCTTCCTACTGGTGTTCGCACTCAATGACCGGGGCAG CTACCATGAGGTGCAGAAGTTCCACACCCAGATCTTGAGGGTGAAGGACCGAGACGACTACCCCATGGTGCTGGTTGGAAACAAGGCAGACCTGGAACAGCAGAGAGTG ATCTCCAGGGAGGACGCTCAGGCCTTCGCCAGAGAGAACAGGATCCACTACATGGAGGCTTCAGCCAAGAACCGCTACAATGTAGATGAAGTCTTCTTGGAGCTAGTGCAGATTATCAG ACGGTTTCAGGAGATGGAGAGTCCTCCTCCTACAGCTCATCACACAGGGAAACAGTCACGTGGTGGCTGTCCCTGTGTCCTCCTTTAA